The following are encoded together in the Aminivibrio pyruvatiphilus genome:
- a CDS encoding PHP domain-containing protein: MILDTHVHSKEFSYDSPLPIREAILRGKAAGLDGLCVTDHEHMGMRRLAEQLTRRHDFLVLVGMEFLTFEGDLLVFGLDKVPDRAMHADELVSLVNRQGGCAVSAHPFRDNDRGLGNGIRGLHSLHGIEALNGSTRPHHNAMASDLAFELGFARLGGSDAHLPERVGLCATRFLQPVRNEGDLIRAVRAGLVEPVVLEDGRYRTQTIPADRVPVIEASSRRMEQERLYVS, translated from the coding sequence ATGATTCTTGATACCCACGTTCATTCAAAAGAATTTTCCTACGACAGTCCCCTTCCTATCCGTGAGGCAATCCTCCGCGGAAAGGCGGCAGGCCTTGACGGGTTGTGCGTCACCGATCACGAGCACATGGGAATGCGGCGGCTTGCGGAACAGCTGACCCGCAGGCATGACTTTCTGGTGCTGGTCGGTATGGAATTCCTGACCTTCGAGGGAGACCTGCTCGTTTTCGGCCTTGACAAGGTACCGGATCGCGCAATGCACGCGGATGAGCTTGTTTCCCTCGTCAACCGGCAGGGAGGGTGTGCCGTAAGCGCCCACCCCTTCCGTGACAACGACAGAGGACTGGGAAATGGAATACGGGGGCTCCATAGCCTGCACGGCATCGAAGCCCTGAACGGAAGCACCCGCCCGCATCACAACGCCATGGCGTCGGATCTCGCTTTCGAACTGGGATTTGCCCGGCTCGGAGGAAGCGACGCCCACCTTCCGGAGCGTGTGGGGCTCTGCGCCACACGGTTTCTTCAACCTGTACGAAACGAGGGGGACCTGATCAGGGCTGTCCGTGCAGGTCTGGTTGAGCCCGTTGTTCTTGAAGACGGCCGATATCGCACCCAAACAATACCGGCGGACCGGGTGCCTGTTATTGAGGCCTCATCACGCCGGATGGAACAGGAACGGCTGTACGTCTCCTGA